The Aneurinibacillus migulanus genome contains the following window.
GATATATTTATGCCAGAGGTTGAGCAATCGGATGAAGGAATGCATAAAAATGAATTTATTGTGCATGATTTTTCAGCAAAAGTATATCCACAGGAAGAGGCCGCTGTTGAACCTGCTTTCGAACCAGAGGTGAAGACGGAGGGTGCACAGATTAAAGTGAAACTACAGGAGCGCAAAAAGTCGGAAGTGAAAGATCCGCCGGAATCGATTCCTGATTTGCCGCTTGCCTTTGATGAGGCACCTGATCATCCGTCATACAAGCTTCCAACTGCGGAGTTAATGGATCGGCCGAAAGCGATGAAAGCCGGAGGTTCAACCAAAAGCGTACAGAGCAACGCGCATAAGCTTGTTGCTACACTTGAAAGTTTCGGTGTGCAGGCTAAAGTGCTGCAGGTGCAGTGCGGACCTACGGTTACACGTTATGAGATTCAGCCGGCCATTGGAGTTAAAGTGAGCAAAATTGTAGGTTTGACAGACGATATTGCATTGGCGCTGGCTGCGCGCGGCATTCGGATGGAAGCTCCGATCCCAGGAAAGTCGGCTATTGGTATTGAAGTGCCGAATGACGAAGTGGCATTGGTTACGCTACGCGAAGTGTTGGAAAGCAACGAATATGTGAGTGCGTCCGATAAGCTCAGCATCGCCCTCGGACGCGATATTTCAGGACAGCCGATTATCGCAAACCTCGTGCGGATGCCCCATTTGCTGGTGGCTGGCGCGACGGGCAGCGGAAAGTCGGTCTGCATAAACGGAATTATCATGAGCATTTTATGTAAAGCAAAGCCGAGTGAAGTAAAGCTGATGATGATCGATCCAAAAATGGTAGAATTGAATGTGTACAACGGCATTCCTCATCTGCTGTCGCCGGTGGTTACCGACCCGCGCCGCGCCTCAATGGCGCTTAAGAAGGTTGTACAGGAGATGGAACGGCGATATGAGTTGTTCGCTAAATCTGGCACGCGTGATCTTGAGCGTTATAATCAGATGGCTCGTCAGGAAGGCGTCGCTCCGCTACCTCTTATCGTTGTTATTGTAGATGAGCTGGCGGATTTGATGATGGTAGCGCCGGGAGATGTAGAAGATGCGATTTGTCGTCTGGCCCAGATGGCTCGTGCGGCTGGCATTCATTTAATTATCGCCACACAGCGACCGTCTGTGGATGTTATCACAGGTGTGATTAAGGCGAATATTCCTTCCCGTATTGCATTTGGCGTATCATCGATGGCTGACTCACGCACGATCCTCGACATGGGGGGCGCCGAGAAACTGTTAGGGCGCGGCGATATGCTGTATTTACCGATGGGGGCATCCAAGCCAGTGCGTATTCAAGGAGCGTTCATCAGCGATCATGAAGTAGAGAAGGTTGTAACTTTTGTGAAGAACCAGCAGGAAGCACGTTACAACCCGGAGATGATGCCGGGAGAGGAAGAGACAGCCGTAGTCGATGATCCGGAAGATGATTTGTACGAGCAGGCAGTAGAACTCGTACGCGAGGCACAGACTGCTTCCGTGTCGCTTTTGCAGCGGCGGCTCCGTGTTGGCTATACACGCGCAGCCCGTCTTGTCGACATGATGGAGGCAAGAGGCATCGTCGGACCGTATGAAGGAAGCAAGCCGCGTGAAGTGCTTATTCCACCTGGTGATTCACAAATTTCTTAAGGGATAAATAGAGTGAATGGTGGTAAGGAAAAAACGGTTGAAGAAGCTGAAGAAAGGAGCAAACAGGGTTTGAAGTTTGTAGCAGAATTTAGAAAGTTCATCAGCAGAGGAAATATTATCGATCTTGCCGTCGGGGTGGCACTTGGGACCGCCTTCAATAAAATTGTTACATCGCTTGTAGAAGATATATTGATGCCGCCTATTGGACTGGCGCTGAAAGGCGTTAATTTTTCCGATTTGTATATCAATCTTTCTTCCGGGACGTACGCTTCGCTAGACGCAGCAAAAAAAGCGGGAGATGTAACAATTAATTATGGGATTTTCTTAAATAATGTGCTTCACTTCCTAATTGTTGCATTCTCTTTGTTCGTCGTAGTAAGAGTGTATTCCCGATTGAGTGAGCTGCGGAACCAAGAGGAGGAAGTGGAGAAAAAAGCGGAAACAAAAGAATGTCCGTACTGTTTATCAGCCATTCCGATTCCGGCGACCCGCTGCCCGGCTTGCACCTCTCAATTAGAAAGGGCAGAACAATCCTAAGGAAACCATATACGAGGAAAGCGTTTTCATGATACAATTAAGAAGACAGTGACTTTCGATAAAGGGAAGCGGTGGATGTATGGGGAAAACAATGAAGCATGTATCCCTGGAAAATGGGATTGAAAAACTGATGATTCCTGGCAGCAAAGTGGCGATTGTCCAAGAGGGCAATTCGCTGGAACATGCCTTGCTTGTTCTGACGAAATCGGGGTATTCAGCCATTCCGGTATTAGACCGTGATTATAAGTTAAAAGGACTAATCAGCATGCCGCTCATCCTCGATAAAGTCCTTGGCATCGAGGGAATTGAGTACGATAAGTTAAGTGAGATGAAAGTCGAAGACGTGATGAATAAAAAGATAGGATGGATGAGGGAGGATGGTGGCTTTTTCAGGGGACTTGAGCTTTCCATTAACCATCCATTTTTATGTATCGTGGACGAAGCTGGTGTATTTGTTGGGATTCTTACGCGAAAATCCATTCTCGCACAGGTGAACAATTACTTGAAATTCAATAATACGTAAGAGGGCGGAGCATGTCTCCGTTCCCTGTGTATCCATAAAAAAGACAGGCGTACATGTAAGCACGCCTGTCTTTTTCTAATTTAAAGTGTAAGAAAGCTTAATGGAGAGTTGTCCGTTCTCGATACCGACGTATTCTAGCCCCTCGAAAGTCGCATTCGGGTAGCTACTTTGGAGCGTTTGCATGGTCTCATACATTTCATCAGCGGAATTAATTAGAATTTCCATACGGTTCATTAGTACGTCACCTCGTTCAATGTTCTTTGCTACATATATTCGTGCAAATTATTATTTTTGAGGGGGGACGCCAGAAAATTTAAAAAGAAAAATAAAAAACTCGCCAGCGTGGTTGCTCCACAAGGGGAAAAAACAACGTTTAGCACACGCCTCGGGAATTTTTCAAACGATACGAGCGAAAGAAAGTGGATAGCGCTTCCTTCTTTTACAGCGATATCTACTTTCTGATCCATTAAAAAACTTCCGCCGGGCAGCGGAAGCTTATATTCATCAATATATTTATAAGGTTGTGAAGCGTACGTTTTCGCCTGAGCTATTTACTTTGAATCACAGGGCGCAAACGGTTATAAATAGGATACGTAATAATCGCCTCAGCCAGTCCTTTAATCAGGTTAAACGGAAGGACGGCGTAAAGAATGAGCGCCCACAGGCTTGTGATACTACTGTTAGCCTCTTGTGACCATCCGACGATATCGTGAACCGACATGCCCATTACGTATGCGAATGCCGGCATGAAAAAGTAGTAGTTGGCTACTGACATAACCGCTGCCATGGCAGTTGTTCCAGCTGTCATACCCAGCCAGAAATTGACTTTGCTCTGTTTCAGCTTCTGCATAAAGAAGACCGAAACGACGACGAATGTACTCCCTGCCACAAAATTGGACAGCTCGCCTACACCCATGCCGCCTTGATTAGACAGCAGAAAATGTAAAACATTCTTAATTAGTTCTACCGCGACTCCAGCTAGCGGTCCGAACAAAATGGCGCCGATAAGCGCTGGAATTTCGCTTACGCCGATTTTCAGAAATGCAGGAAACATCGGCAATGGAATCTCTACGAACATCAGTAGAAATCCGATGGTAGACAACAGCGATAGCATCGCCGTTCTGCGTACCTTTCCTCTCATATGAAGTTCTCCCTTCTCCCATCCAGACTATACTGTCGGTCCCGGAGTTACACCGGGTCAGCCAGACGTATGGTTGCTTTTTAACGTCTGGGTCGCGGACTAAGAAGCGAACGTACACTTCATCACCGCCGGTCGGGAATCTCACCCTGCCCTGAAGGTTTGTATGGTGGTACAAATATCACAACCTATCTAGAAATATGCCATGAAAATACGTATTCGTCAATACAAAAGTAGTGCAATGTGAAAAAAGTAAGTCAGAGAGTTATAAAAAGAAACCTTCTTTATTATCCATTCGGTTATTATATAATGATTAAAATAAGGAATTACTTACGCTTAATGGAAGTAATACGGGGTAAAGGGGAGGAGAAACGTGATATTTGGAATTCCGTATGCAGAATGGATCGGCTATATCGTCGTTGTAGTGCTCGTTTTTGCATTCGGCCTACCGAATGGCTGGCTGAAGCGACTTGAGAAGTACTATTCCAGTGACCATCTGCATCAGACTGTAGCACCGGAAGATGTAAGGGATATTATTTTACAGATGAGCAATGGTGAAGAATGTGTATTAAACGAGGAGGAAGGACGCGAGGCGGTAGCGTTGTTTAACGGTGCGAAGCTCGTCGAGAAAACGGGGGCGTCCAATGAAGCAGAAGGAGCCAGGTTGCGCATCGTATGCAAGGATGGGCGTACGATTGAAATTATGCCATATCGCCGCGATGTTATTATCCGCCTCTCTGGGGACAAAAAAAAACGTGGACCCATTGGATATTGGGCTAAACAGGACGCGCTGTCAGAATGGTTGCGCCGGAGTGGAGGAGAGCTGAATTGACCCAAAACATTATGAGCGAGCATACTTTCGAACAGGGAGAAGCTTATCTGGCAGGGGTTGATCCTGTGATGGCGCGTCTTATTGAGATGTATGGCCCGTATCGACAAACACCTCGCAGCGACTATTTTGCAGTCCTATGTGAGTCGATTGTCTCCCAGCAGTTATCTGTTAAAGCAGCGGCTTCGATTACTAGCCGCGTACTTCTCTATTTCGGAGGGGAATGGGAGCCGCAAGCTATTTTGAAAGCTGAAGAGGAAGATATGCGGACACTGGGGCTTTCACGATCGAAAATTGCTTATATGAAGGACCTCGCCGCATTTTGCGTGACCGGGCGGCTTGCACTGGATACGTTTGCTGATGCATCCAACGAAGAGATTGTCCGACGCCTCATTGAGGTCAAAGGCATCGGCAAATGGACGGCTGAGATGTTCCTGCTGTTTGGGATGGGACGGTTGAATGTCTATCCGATAGATGATCTAGGGATTAAGAAAGCCATACAGGCGAATTATAACCTCGACGAACTGCCCGATAAAAAGCAAATGCTTGAAATCGGCACCAAGTGGGCTCCTTATGAAACGATTGCCAGCCTGTACTTATGGCGCAGTTTAAATAATAAGCCAGCCGTATAAAGTAAAACTTCCATCAATAGGAGGCTTTTTTCCTCCCAAACTGATGGTTAGATGCACTTATCGGAGTCTTAGGGGCTTACTGCCCGTTGGACCGGGCTAAAAAAACGGGGCGGGAGAAATTCCCGGCCCGTCATTTAATTCAGGCGGACATACCGCCGCTCTTTTTTAATAAAAGCGAGGTATGTTCCGTAAGCTAAAATTGTAAATCCGACTGCTGTAAGTATTTTTCTCATGACGCACCTCCATGTACTGCTTTTCCACATTTATACGACAAGCAATCCGACATTTCACAAAACCCACACAATTATTCCGTATAATAAGGATAGACAATCTACGTAAGGAGCTTGCAAAATGGGAAAGAAACGCCCGGTGATTATTTTGATTTTGGCGTTTATCTGGTTGTTTACGACCGGATGTCAGCCCGTTGCGTTCACGAAAATTCCTGATGGTGCTTCCGTACTGGCGGTGCTGAATGCCCGCGAGCAAACAGTTTCCTTTTTGAACGCGGAGAGTGGCAAAAACATAGCAACCTGGAAGCCGGACTTTACGTTTGCGCGCATGTTGCTGACGAACTCGCATACCGTATTGCTGTATGGGAAAAACGCTGAAGATGTACGTATGCTGGATATGCGCACCGGCAAGCAAACGGGCGTATGGAAGACAGGGAAGGGCATTGCTAATGCGACGTTGTCGACCAGCGGTGATGAAATATATTTTGCGGACAAGCTGCATGGTACTGTGCGAATTTATACGACGGCCGGACAGCAAAAAGGCGAAATCAAGGTTGGACCCTCCCCATTTACGATGATGGAAGACAAAGCGCACGGTAAATTGTATGTGATGGATTTGCAGGATGCGAATATGAGGGAGATCGATTTGGCAACCAGCCAGGTGGTCCGTACGTTTCGCCTAAATGAATCGCCCATGGGAGGATTGCTTGCAGCCGACCGGGACGAGCTATGGATTGGCGGTCATGGTCGCGGTGATTTTCCGGAAGAGGAAGTGTCTGTATTCTCGAGTGAGACGGGACAAAAGCTGCGCAACGTTCATGCTCCTTTTATGCCGGTTGAATTCGTGCGATATGGCAAGGATACCCTATTTGTGCTAAGCCACGGGTCGAATACGCTTCGGCGAATCGCTATGGATACAGGGCAAAGCACTGGAGAACTTGCGTTAGGTGCCAATCCTTTTGGCATGGTAAGCGACGGTCAGCTTCTGTATATTACGAGTTATGAAAGCAATCAGATTTACGTGGTAGACCCGAAAATGATGCGCACGTTAAAGATACTGCGCGCTGGGGACGGACCGATTCAAATGTTTGTGCGGGAAGGTGACGGACAGTGAAGGGATATTCCCTGTTAATAGTGGATGATGAAGCGCAAATGCGCGAATTGATCTCCATGTATGCAGAGCGCGAGGGCTATCGCTGCACGGAGGCGGAGGATGGACAGCAGGCGCTTGAACTGCTTGCAAAGCGTACGTTTGATGTAATCATATTGGATGTAATGATGCCGAAGCTGGATGGTTTGTCATTCTGCAAAAAGGTAAGAGAGACATCGGACATCCCCATTATTTTCGTGACGGCGCGTGGGGGTGAAGTGGATAGGGTGACAGGACTTAAAATCGGGGCTGATGATTATCTGGTGAAACCGTTCAGTCCAAGAGAACTGCTTGCTCGCATCGAAGCCTTGCTCAGGCGGGTGCGCCCATCCACGGTCGTCTCTGAGGAGCTTGAGCGATATGGAGCACTTGAAATCGATACGAAAGGCCATGAAGCGCGGATAAACGGTACAGAGCTTTCTTTGACGCTTAAAGAGTTCGACCTGCTGACCTGTCTGGCGCGTCATCCAGGGCAAGTGTTGGACAGGGAGCGGTTGTTGGAGATGGTATGGGGATACGACTATTATGGTAATGCTCGAACGGTGGATACACACGTAAAGACGCTTAGAATGAAACTTGGTGAACATGCAGGACTCATCCAAACCGTGTGGGGCGTCGGGTATAAGTTTGAGGTGACAGCTTGAAGCGTATTTCTCTAAAGCTGAATCAAAAATTATGGCTGCTGGTCAGCTCCGGCGTTATCTTTACCGTACTTGTAACGTATGCTCTTACTCAGTATTTATATGAAAAGTTATATGTGCAGAACATCGGGGCATCGCTTACTTATCAAGGCGAGCGCATCGCAAAGATGTATGAGCGCGAGGGATTTACCCCTGCATTCCGCGCAACTGTAGATCGGATTAACGAGGCGTCTGAGGCAGAGATTTTTGTAACCGAAAACCCTCGTCAACTGGGAGCTTGTTTGCCGTTTGAAGTCGAATATGACGCTTTAATAACGGAAGAAGAGCGCAGTCGTTTGGTGGCTGGGTACACGGTGAGCAAAGTCGGATATGAAGGAAGATTTGGACGTCAAATTATGGCGGTCATTGTGCCGTTATTGGACGGTAAACGGCTCGAAGGCATTGTGTATTTGTATTTGCCGCTTGCAAGCATTACTGAAGCGGTTAGCGAGGTGCGCGATGTGATTCTGGTCAGCTCGCTTGTTTTCGTCCTGTTTTCCCTTTATATCGTAAGGCATCTTGTTAACCGGATGACTCGACCCTTGCGACAGATGGAACATGCCGCTTCTCGTATGGCTCTTGGCAATTTCAAAGAAAAATTCGCCGTCACATCAGAGGATGAGGTAGGTAACCTAGGCCTGGCGCTTAACCATATGGCATCCGCCTTGGAACAGGTGGACGCACAGCGAAGGGAATTTCTCGCTAATATTTCTCATGAATTGCGCACGCCGCTCAGCTACATTAAAGGTTACAGCGAAGCGATAATCGAAGGGGTGGCGGATGCTCCCGAACAGCGAGAACGCTATCTACACTTGATTCACCGCGAAGCGGGACGCATGGAGAGGCTTGTGCATGATTTGCTTGATTTGGCTCAATTGGAAGGTTCATCGTATCCGCTACGTATTACGCTTCTGCCGCTCGGTCAGCTAGTGGAGGATACATTAGAGAAGTTCAGACCGTTCATAGCGGAAAAAGGGGCTGTACTTACAGTAGATATAGACCCCGATGCGATTATTTTGGGGGACGAAGACCGATTGGAACAGGTAGTGCACAATCTATGTGATAATGCATTACGTCATTTGCCTGAAAAAGAAGGTGTGCTTCTTGTCCGCTTACATATTGATCGCTCGGCTGGTCAATGTGTGTTAGCTGTAACAGACAATGGATGCGGAATTCCGCCCGAAGAGGTCTCCCGTCTAGGAGAGAGATTCTACAGGGTTGATAAAGCGCGAACACGCAAGCACGGCGGCAGCGGACTCGGGCTTTCCATCGTTAAACAAATTGTGCACCTGCATAAAGGAACATTCGCAATCGAAAGTAAAAGGAAAGAAGGAACGACAGCAATCGTTCGATTGCCGCTGTATGAGGATGAATGAAAGGGAGAAGAGAAGAAGATGAAACGTTATCGAAATATATGTATCGGTTGGCTGGTGTTTATTCTACTGCTTGTCCTTGTCGGATGTGGGGGAGAAAGACAATCTGAAGAAAGGAAAGTTCCGGAGAAGCTGCAAGCGCAGTATACAGCTTCCCCTGCATCACCACAAGCGGGACAAGAGATCACGTTCTCTGTAGCAATAACACAGGGCGAAGAAAAAGTGAATGATGCTGAAGCTGTGAAATTCGAAATTTGGCATGAGGGACAAAAAGAAAAACATGCGATGGTACCTGCCAAAAAAACAGAAGATGGTGTCTACTCTGTTGTCCGATCGTTTAAGGAACCAGGAACCTACTATGTGATGTATCATATCGATGCGCGGGGTTTGCATAGCATGGCAAAACATAAAATCATCGTTAAATAAAAACAGGGGCAAGCGACTAACGCTTGCCTTTCCTGCGTTTGACCCGCCCGTATAGAAGGAAAACACGCACCCTCTTTTCTGCATTCTCATATTTTATAGAGGAAGGCAGACAAGGAGGCGTGTGATGAAGGTTTCGTATGTAGGCATCTTACTTAACCAATCTATGTACCGGGGAATCACGACCGGTCGAACAGAAACTGAAGTATTGGCTTTTTATGAAGAAGGAGCCCGGATGTACGGGCTAAAACCTTGCTACATTTGCCTGGATGACCTGCGTGCTCATCAGGCAACCGTGCCAGCTTTTGTTAAGAAAGGGAACGGATATCGCCGCGTACGCATTCCTGTTCCCCGCATTATCCATAATCGTGCGCTATTGTTTTCCACCCGTGAAAAAGAAAAGTTAAACCGGATAGCAGAAGCACGCTTCATCGTATTCAATCGCTGGAATCGCTACAGCAAATTATACATTCATTCCTTATTGTGGGCTGATCCTGAAATTCGTCCACATCTTGCCTATACTGTAAGCGGCACTGCGGAAAACGTTCGTCTAATGATGAAATCATATAATACATTATTTATTAAACCGAACAGTGGAAGTATTGGAGCTGGAATCATGAGAATAACGCGTACGGATAAAGGATGGAAGTTTTCATACGCTGTCCGGGTGAAGGGACGCAAACGCTGGAAGAGTATATTATTCACGGACACGTTGCCGGGGCATCTGCTTAAGAAATTGACTGCACGTAAGTACCATATTCAGGAGGCACTGTCGCTGGCTACGTATCGCGGCAATCCTTTTGATCTGCGTGTCTCTGTTCAGAAGGATGCCTCTGGAGACTGGCAGGTCACAGGGATGGTAGGTAAAGTGGCCCCAGCAGGACGATTTCTAAGCAATGTAGGGCAAGGAGGTAAGGTCCACAAGCTAGCTGATCTACTTGATGAGTATCCTAACTTGAAGGCAAAAGTGGTAGAACGTGACATTGGAGAATTTGCGTTGCGTGTCGTACGCCGGCTAGAAGAGTCGATCCCAGGGCTGGCGGATGTAGGGTTGGACATCGGGCTGACGAAGGAAGGTCTGCCGTTGTTCATCGAATGTAATGGACGCGATCAACGCTATGCATTTCGCAATGTACGTATGCTGAAAGAGTGGAAAGCGACGTATGCTAATCCGATGGGCTATGCCAAGTATTTGCTTGATAAATTGAAAACGAAAGGATAAAAAGGCAGCACCTTTTGGCGCTGCCTTTTTGTGTAGAGATATAAGGATATTTCAGCATTACTTCATTTCTTTTAATTCGGCAAAATTCAGCGGTTCAATCGGCGTAGTTGTATCCATATGTCCGAGGATAGTATCGACTTCCTTGCCGTCAATGAGTACTTTCATATTTTTGTACCCGAACTGGCTCAAGATCGTTGCCATTTCTTCAAGCAGGAATTGTTCACCTGACGAGCCGAGGTTCGCCTGTTTGATTTCCGGAGATAAGCTGATAACAGCCGTATTGCCTTCTTTTTTCAGCCATTGAACCTCTGCGTTTTTCGGCATGAGGGTTGTCAGCTCCTTATTTTGAGGGCCGTTCTTCCATGCCATCAGCGCAATGGTCGGCAGATTCTCTTCTTTTTTATATTTGATGGTGCGCGGCTCTTTGTATTGCTCCATCAGGTTAGCGTCGCTAAACACCAGCATAACTTTTTTTTCCTTAACTTCCTCTCCGTCTGTACTATTAGAAGACGGTCGCTCCTTTGAAGAAGGTTGCTCTGCAGATGGCTGCTTGCTGCTATTTGGCTCCTCTGTTGCAGGAGGTGGTTGTGTTGTTTCTCCATTGTTAGTGGTAGCAGGAGGTTGTTGTTGACCACTGCTTGGAACGTCTGAGGTGCACCCTGTAATAGCCAACATAGCCATAAGTGCGATAAATAAAAGTGCGCGAGGTAGTCTCATATGTATCCTTCCCTTCTGACTGAAATAAACTTAATTTCTATTCTTACACAATAAGTTACCAGAAAACACCTGCTGAAGTCCTAATCTCCCACTGTAGTTAGACGTTTGAAAATGAAAAATGGTGCACCTATTTGCAAATTTTTTGTGCTACAATGTAAATCGAATGAGAAGGTGGGAGATGACACAATGGAAAATTCATCTGTACTTTCAATTATGAAAGCGATCAGCGACGTGTTTCCACAAGAGACTTCTATTGCTATTGCGGACAAGTCGAAATTTATTTATTACCAGCCCAGCCGGGCTATTGATTTGAAAATTAAACCGGGTGACGACATTCATGAAGGGACACTAACGCGCAAAGCGCTTTCCCGAAAGCAGAAAATCGAACAACTGCTAGATCACAGTGTGTTTGGCGTACCGTATTACGCAATGAGCACACCCATCTTAAGCCAAGGAGACGCGGAAGGATGCATTACAGCCATCTTCCCGCCAACGGCAACGCCAGGCTTGCCGAAGCTTCCTCGCCATCATTTTCTTATCGGTAAAGGTGAAGACCGTTGGGTTCCAATTCCTTTGTCTGATATTCATTTTATCGAATCGGACAAAGGGAAGACATATTTGTATACAGAGCGCGGCATGTATGTAAATAAGTATAGCCTGATCGAGCTGGAAAATATTCTTCCACCTGATTTATTTGTTCGCTGTCACCGTGCCTATATGATCAATGTGTATTCCATTGATGAGATTCATCCGGATTTTCATTCTACTTTTATGTTAATTATGAATGATTCGGCTCGTACACGCGTGCCGGTCAGCCAGAAGTATGCCAGTGCATTTCGGCGACTGATGGGATTCTAAGGAAGGGGGCTCCCTTCCTTTTTTAATGGATAAGAAAACACATACCAGTGTAAAGCGCTTTCAATTTTATGGGAAAATAAAAAGTGTTTATCTGTATTTTTGCTGCTTCATTCCGTTAAATTCTGCTTTATCCCCTTTTTGCGGCAGAAGCATATGCGACGTGCTATTGTTTATATTACAAATTGTTAAAATAATAACGGTTTCATAAAGGGGCGTATTCGAATGTTCACGAAACGGTTACGAAATAAACTCATACAAGAACGTCTGGTCACCGCACAGGAGGCGGCCAGTTGGATACAGGATGGAATGACTCTCGGATTGAGCGGATTTACTCAGGCTGGAGATGCCAAGGCTGTTCCTCGCGCATTGGTAGAGCGGGTTAAAGAAACAGGAGAAAAATTAAAAGTTAATGTCTATACTGGTGCATCTCTCGGTTCCGAGGTAGACGGTATTATGGCTGAAGCTGGCATTATCAACCGCCGTCTTCCATTCCAGGCGGAAAAGCGGATGCGTAGCAAAATTAACAATGCCGATATCACGTATGTCGATCAGCACCTTTCCCATACGGCGGAGATGGTACGGGCAGGCACAATTGGCGCTATCGATGTGGCAATTGTGGAAGCGGTTGCGATTACGGAAGACGGCTCGATCATACCAACGACGTCAGTCGGAAATTCATCTATCTTCGTCGAATATGCTAAAGAGGTTATTGTAGAATTAAATATGGCGCAGCCTCTTTCGCTTGAAGGTGTGCATGACGTATACGATGCCGGTCCGCAGATAGAGCGTCAGCCTATTCCGCTAACATCGGTAGAGCAGCGCATCGGCACTCCAGCTATTCAAGTGCCGCTTGAAAAAATTAAGGGAGTAGTCGTGACGGAGGAGAAGGATACGTCATCCTCGATTGTTCAACCTGATGAAGAAACAGCTATCATGGCTGGTCATCTCATCGAATTTCTTCGTGGGGAAGTAAAAGCAGGACGCCTGCCGAATACGCTGGCACCGCTGCAGTCTGGTATCGGATCGGTTGCGAATGCGGTGTTCCATGGATTTCTCGCATCTGAATTCACAGACCTAGAAGTATATTCAGAAGTACTGCAGGATGCCGTATTCGACTTGCTTGATGCGGGCAAAATCCGATTTGCTTCCGGCTGTTCTATCATTTTGTCGCAAGAGAAAGGCGAGCGGGTGTTT
Protein-coding sequences here:
- a CDS encoding LytTR family DNA-binding domain-containing protein, giving the protein MENSSVLSIMKAISDVFPQETSIAIADKSKFIYYQPSRAIDLKIKPGDDIHEGTLTRKALSRKQKIEQLLDHSVFGVPYYAMSTPILSQGDAEGCITAIFPPTATPGLPKLPRHHFLIGKGEDRWVPIPLSDIHFIESDKGKTYLYTERGMYVNKYSLIELENILPPDLFVRCHRAYMINVYSIDEIHPDFHSTFMLIMNDSARTRVPVSQKYASAFRRLMGF
- a CDS encoding FixH family protein is translated as MKRYRNICIGWLVFILLLVLVGCGGERQSEERKVPEKLQAQYTASPASPQAGQEITFSVAITQGEEKVNDAEAVKFEIWHEGQKEKHAMVPAKKTEDGVYSVVRSFKEPGTYYVMYHIDARGLHSMAKHKIIVK
- a CDS encoding YheC/YheD family endospore coat-associated protein, encoding MKVSYVGILLNQSMYRGITTGRTETEVLAFYEEGARMYGLKPCYICLDDLRAHQATVPAFVKKGNGYRRVRIPVPRIIHNRALLFSTREKEKLNRIAEARFIVFNRWNRYSKLYIHSLLWADPEIRPHLAYTVSGTAENVRLMMKSYNTLFIKPNSGSIGAGIMRITRTDKGWKFSYAVRVKGRKRWKSILFTDTLPGHLLKKLTARKYHIQEALSLATYRGNPFDLRVSVQKDASGDWQVTGMVGKVAPAGRFLSNVGQGGKVHKLADLLDEYPNLKAKVVERDIGEFALRVVRRLEESIPGLADVGLDIGLTKEGLPLFIECNGRDQRYAFRNVRMLKEWKATYANPMGYAKYLLDKLKTKG
- a CDS encoding acetyl-CoA hydrolase/transferase family protein yields the protein MFTKRLRNKLIQERLVTAQEAASWIQDGMTLGLSGFTQAGDAKAVPRALVERVKETGEKLKVNVYTGASLGSEVDGIMAEAGIINRRLPFQAEKRMRSKINNADITYVDQHLSHTAEMVRAGTIGAIDVAIVEAVAITEDGSIIPTTSVGNSSIFVEYAKEVIVELNMAQPLSLEGVHDVYDAGPQIERQPIPLTSVEQRIGTPAIQVPLEKIKGVVVTEEKDTSSSIVQPDEETAIMAGHLIEFLRGEVKAGRLPNTLAPLQSGIGSVANAVFHGFLASEFTDLEVYSEVLQDAVFDLLDAGKIRFASGCSIILSQEKGERVFSNFESYKDRLVLRPQEISNHPEIIRRLGLIAINTALEVDIYGNVNSTHVMGTHMMNGIGGSGDFARNARLGIFVTKSIAKNGNISSVVPFISHVDHTEHDVDVIVTEQGIADLRGLSPRERARAIIDNCAHPDYRPQLRAYFEEACTRGGQTPHVMEKAFSWHIRYQQEGTMLENIATEKKAAHV
- a CDS encoding GerMN domain-containing protein, coding for MRLPRALLFIALMAMLAITGCTSDVPSSGQQQPPATTNNGETTQPPPATEEPNSSKQPSAEQPSSKERPSSNSTDGEEVKEKKVMLVFSDANLMEQYKEPRTIKYKKEENLPTIALMAWKNGPQNKELTTLMPKNAEVQWLKKEGNTAVISLSPEIKQANLGSSGEQFLLEEMATILSQFGYKNMKVLIDGKEVDTILGHMDTTTPIEPLNFAELKEMK
- a CDS encoding sensor histidine kinase is translated as MKRISLKLNQKLWLLVSSGVIFTVLVTYALTQYLYEKLYVQNIGASLTYQGERIAKMYEREGFTPAFRATVDRINEASEAEIFVTENPRQLGACLPFEVEYDALITEEERSRLVAGYTVSKVGYEGRFGRQIMAVIVPLLDGKRLEGIVYLYLPLASITEAVSEVRDVILVSSLVFVLFSLYIVRHLVNRMTRPLRQMEHAASRMALGNFKEKFAVTSEDEVGNLGLALNHMASALEQVDAQRREFLANISHELRTPLSYIKGYSEAIIEGVADAPEQRERYLHLIHREAGRMERLVHDLLDLAQLEGSSYPLRITLLPLGQLVEDTLEKFRPFIAEKGAVLTVDIDPDAIILGDEDRLEQVVHNLCDNALRHLPEKEGVLLVRLHIDRSAGQCVLAVTDNGCGIPPEEVSRLGERFYRVDKARTRKHGGSGLGLSIVKQIVHLHKGTFAIESKRKEGTTAIVRLPLYEDE